From the genome of Bordetella sp. H567, one region includes:
- a CDS encoding OmpW/AlkL family protein: MLPLTARPRAALLAVLLAAGAHALPAQAHEAGDVLFKVGATQVRPKSGNGSVLDGSVDVDVGNSVRPSFTLTYMATRHVGIELLGAWPFEHDIRGSGGLGKIGSTKQLPPTLSLQWHFLPDSTVQPYVGVGVNYTHFFDTKSEGAISGSDLELQDSWGVAAQLGVDVKLSERWFMTADLRYIDISSKVKLDGQRIGTAHIDPWVATVGVGYRF, encoded by the coding sequence ATGCTACCCCTCACCGCGCGCCCGCGTGCCGCCCTCCTTGCCGTTTTGCTGGCCGCCGGCGCCCATGCCCTGCCGGCGCAGGCGCATGAGGCCGGCGATGTGCTGTTCAAGGTGGGTGCGACGCAGGTGCGGCCGAAATCCGGCAACGGCAGCGTGCTGGACGGCAGCGTCGACGTGGACGTCGGCAACAGCGTGCGCCCCAGCTTCACGCTCACCTACATGGCGACGCGCCATGTCGGCATCGAGCTGCTGGGCGCGTGGCCGTTCGAACACGATATCCGGGGCAGCGGCGGGCTGGGCAAGATCGGCTCCACCAAGCAATTGCCGCCCACCCTCAGCCTGCAATGGCACTTCCTGCCGGACAGCACGGTGCAGCCCTACGTCGGCGTCGGCGTGAACTACACCCACTTCTTCGATACGAAGAGCGAAGGCGCGATCAGCGGATCGGATCTCGAACTGCAGGACTCCTGGGGTGTCGCCGCCCAGCTGGGCGTGGACGTGAAGCTGAGCGAACGCTGGTTCATGACCGCCGACCTCCGCTACATCGATATCTCGTCCAAGGTAAAGCTGGACGGCCAGCGCATCGGCACGGCGCACATCGATCCCTGGGTGGCCACGGTGGGTGTGGGCTATCGCTTCTAG
- a CDS encoding chromate transporter, whose product MRPSATSPAPATLAQAPTLGQIFTAFAKIGLTSFGGGLSGWMLREFVQARRWLSEAEFLSGLALAQAFPGVNVVNLSIWIGFRLRGGRGAFVAALGMIVPPVTSAIILAALFAELSHSPSVHIVLAGIAAAAVGLSLQMGLRAAYRAATGTLPILVMVIVFGTIFVAGLPLLWVVGLMAPLSILLAYLRLRREGKRP is encoded by the coding sequence GTGCGCCCGTCCGCCACGTCCCCCGCCCCCGCCACGCTCGCGCAAGCGCCGACCCTAGGCCAGATCTTCACGGCGTTCGCCAAGATCGGGCTGACCAGCTTCGGGGGTGGCCTGAGCGGCTGGATGCTGCGCGAGTTCGTCCAGGCGCGGCGCTGGCTGTCCGAAGCGGAATTCCTGAGCGGCCTGGCGCTGGCCCAGGCGTTTCCCGGTGTCAACGTGGTGAACCTGTCCATCTGGATCGGCTTTCGCCTGCGCGGCGGCCGCGGCGCCTTCGTGGCGGCGCTGGGCATGATCGTCCCGCCGGTGACCAGCGCCATCATCCTGGCCGCGCTGTTCGCCGAGCTGTCCCACTCTCCGTCCGTGCATATCGTGCTGGCCGGCATCGCCGCCGCCGCTGTCGGCCTGTCCCTGCAGATGGGGCTGCGTGCCGCCTACCGCGCGGCGACGGGCACCCTGCCGATCCTGGTCATGGTGATCGTCTTCGGCACCATTTTCGTTGCCGGCCTGCCGCTGCTGTGGGTGGTGGGCCTCATGGCGCCCCTGTCCATCCTGCTGGCGTATCTGCGGCTGCGCCGCGAGGGGAAAAGGCCATGA
- a CDS encoding chromate transporter codes for MTGGSALWDLFAVFAPLSFLTVGGGQSVVADIHRQAVDVYGWMNDAQFLDLFALSRITPGPGSLLVTLVGWQVRGVLGAVVASFAIFVPSTVLIYALARVWQRYNGRLWIRAIESGLAPVAAGMILAASCTILRAAEGGAWAWAVAIASTLLLLRTRVSPFLLLGGGALVFLVALR; via the coding sequence ATGACCGGTGGATCGGCGCTTTGGGACCTGTTCGCCGTCTTCGCCCCGCTGTCCTTCCTGACCGTGGGCGGGGGACAGAGCGTCGTGGCGGACATTCATCGCCAGGCGGTGGACGTCTACGGCTGGATGAACGACGCCCAGTTCCTGGACCTTTTCGCCCTGTCCCGCATCACGCCGGGGCCGGGGTCGCTGCTGGTCACGCTGGTGGGCTGGCAGGTGCGCGGCGTCCTCGGGGCGGTGGTGGCGTCCTTCGCCATCTTCGTGCCCAGTACCGTGCTCATTTATGCGCTGGCCCGCGTCTGGCAGCGCTACAACGGCCGGCTCTGGATCCGCGCCATCGAAAGCGGCCTGGCCCCGGTGGCGGCCGGCATGATCCTGGCGGCGTCATGCACGATTTTGCGCGCCGCCGAGGGCGGCGCCTGGGCCTGGGCGGTGGCCATCGCCTCTACGCTGCTACTGTTGCGCACCCGCGTCAGCCCCTTTTTGTTGCTGGGCGGCGGAGCGCTGGTCTTTCTCGTCGCGCTCAGATAA
- a CDS encoding ABC transporter ATP-binding protein, with the protein MPTDPDARTVQALKFTDVSLGYGDFTVLQGISMTVAPGQVIAVMGGSGSGKTTMLRAATGQLQARTGQVQVFGHDMSRVSPDELQSLRKRMGVLFQQGALFTDLDVFENVAFPLREHTAYSEAEVLERVLDKLHAVGLRAAAHLQVSEISGGMARRVALARAVVLEPELILYDEPFAGLDPISMGITARLIRDLSDRLKCASVLITHDVQESFSIADQVYLVGQGRLVASGRPDELSASTDPYVRQFLHGEPDGPVAFHYPDTPAFDRWLARQEGRRP; encoded by the coding sequence ATGCCGACTGATCCAGACGCCCGCACCGTCCAAGCGCTGAAGTTCACCGACGTTTCCCTGGGATATGGGGATTTCACGGTATTGCAGGGCATTTCCATGACGGTGGCGCCCGGCCAGGTCATCGCGGTCATGGGGGGCTCCGGCTCCGGCAAGACGACGATGCTGCGCGCCGCCACCGGCCAGTTGCAGGCGCGCACCGGCCAGGTCCAGGTGTTCGGCCACGACATGAGCCGCGTCTCCCCCGACGAGCTGCAAAGCCTGCGCAAGCGCATGGGCGTGCTCTTTCAGCAGGGCGCCCTGTTCACCGACCTGGATGTCTTCGAGAACGTCGCCTTCCCGCTGCGCGAACATACCGCCTACAGCGAGGCGGAAGTCCTGGAACGCGTGCTGGACAAGCTGCACGCCGTCGGCCTGCGCGCGGCCGCCCATCTGCAAGTGTCGGAGATCTCCGGCGGCATGGCGCGCCGCGTGGCGCTGGCCCGCGCGGTCGTGCTGGAACCGGAATTGATTCTCTATGACGAGCCTTTCGCCGGACTGGACCCTATCTCCATGGGCATCACGGCGCGGCTGATCCGCGACCTGTCCGACCGGCTGAAGTGCGCGTCCGTGCTGATCACGCACGACGTCCAGGAGTCGTTCTCCATCGCCGACCAGGTGTACCTTGTGGGACAGGGACGCCTGGTGGCCTCGGGCCGGCCCGACGAGCTATCGGCCTCCACCGACCCCTACGTGCGCCAGTTCCTGCACGGCGAACCGGACGGCCCGGTCGCGTTTCATTATCCCGACACGCCGGCCTTCGACCGCTGGCTGGCCCGACAAGAAGGACGCAGGCCATGA
- the mlaE gene encoding lipid asymmetry maintenance ABC transporter permease subunit MlaE → MSDSHSASVGPISRLGGWVADTIGGIGYFTRFFGALLAKSGIALRRPRLVSQQVHFIGNYSLIIIAVSGMFVGFVLGLQGYYTLRRYGSEESLGLLVALSLVRELGPVVTALLFAGRAGTSLTAEIGLMKAGEQLAAMEVMAVDPMRRVLVPRLWGGIIAMPVLAAVFSMVGIMGGWLVGVVLIGVDAGAFWSQMQSGVDVWKDVANGVLKSIVFGVGVTLVALYEGWQARATPEGVARATTRTVVVGSLAVLALDFLLTALMFGN, encoded by the coding sequence ATGAGCGATTCCCACTCCGCTTCCGTGGGACCGATCAGCCGCCTGGGCGGCTGGGTCGCCGATACCATCGGCGGCATCGGCTACTTCACGCGCTTCTTCGGCGCCTTGCTGGCCAAGAGCGGCATCGCGCTGCGCCGGCCGCGGCTGGTCTCGCAGCAGGTGCATTTCATCGGCAACTATTCGCTGATCATCATCGCGGTGTCCGGCATGTTCGTCGGCTTCGTGCTGGGCCTGCAGGGCTACTACACGCTGCGCCGCTACGGGTCCGAGGAATCCCTGGGCCTGCTGGTCGCCCTGTCGCTGGTGCGCGAACTGGGGCCGGTGGTGACGGCGCTATTGTTCGCCGGCCGCGCCGGTACCTCGCTGACCGCCGAAATCGGCCTGATGAAAGCAGGCGAACAACTGGCCGCGATGGAAGTCATGGCGGTCGATCCCATGCGGCGGGTGCTGGTGCCGCGGCTGTGGGGCGGCATCATCGCCATGCCCGTCCTGGCCGCGGTGTTCTCGATGGTGGGCATCATGGGCGGCTGGCTGGTGGGCGTCGTGCTCATCGGCGTGGACGCCGGCGCCTTCTGGTCGCAGATGCAAAGCGGGGTGGATGTATGGAAGGATGTCGCCAACGGGGTGCTAAAAAGCATCGTGTTCGGCGTCGGCGTCACGCTGGTTGCCCTGTACGAAGGCTGGCAGGCCCGCGCCACGCCGGAGGGCGTCGCCCGCGCGACGACGCGCACCGTGGTCGTCGGCTCGCTGGCCGTGCTGGCCCTGGACTTCCTGCTCACCGCACTGATGTTTGGCAACTAG
- the mlaD gene encoding outer membrane lipid asymmetry maintenance protein MlaD yields MSRQKTDFWVGLFVLLGAAALVFLALRAGNLSAFSFAPTYDLTAQFDNIGGLKERAAVKSAGVVVGRVSRIRFDDKNFQAVVTLSIDADFKFPKDSSAAILTAGLLGEQYVGLTAGGDDGDFADGDKIRYTQSAVVLENLISQFLYGTAEKQGSAPAGNAPAPAPAPAPQTH; encoded by the coding sequence ATGTCACGTCAAAAAACCGATTTCTGGGTAGGCCTGTTCGTGCTTCTCGGCGCCGCCGCCCTGGTATTCCTGGCCTTGCGTGCCGGCAACCTCAGCGCCTTCTCGTTCGCGCCCACCTATGACCTGACCGCGCAATTCGACAACATCGGCGGTCTGAAGGAGCGCGCGGCCGTCAAGAGCGCCGGCGTGGTGGTCGGCCGCGTCAGCCGCATTCGCTTCGACGACAAGAACTTCCAGGCCGTCGTCACGCTCAGCATCGATGCCGACTTCAAGTTTCCGAAGGATTCCTCGGCCGCCATCCTGACCGCGGGCCTGCTGGGCGAGCAGTACGTCGGCCTGACGGCGGGCGGGGACGATGGCGATTTTGCGGACGGCGACAAAATCCGTTATACCCAGAGCGCCGTCGTTCTGGAAAACCTGATCAGCCAGTTCCTGTACGGAACGGCGGAAAAGCAGGGCTCGGCGCCGGCCGGCAACGCGCCCGCACCGGCGCCCGCGCCGGCACCGCAAACGCATTAA
- a CDS encoding MlaA family lipoprotein, translating to MNKNTLTRIFAMAAAGAGLAGCATVQNPDPRDPWEGFNRGVYTFNDKVDRAVLRPIAVGYTKITPQPVQSCIHNMFNNVADIWAAANSMLQGRGIDAINTFGRFLFNTTMGVGGCFDVATANGANRIPNDFGTTLGVWGAGQGPYVVLPFWGSSTVRDTAGLAGDFVGNQWTSVGAIDNVPVRNSLYGLWVVDRRASLLDATDTVDRVALDPYSFVRDAYLQRRAAMVLGRKAGDANNLPNYDEDSEGTGDGGKPAGTGAGSGAPVPAAPGIGGAGAGSTTPAPKHQ from the coding sequence ATGAACAAGAACACCCTGACTCGCATTTTCGCCATGGCGGCAGCCGGCGCCGGGCTGGCCGGCTGCGCCACCGTACAGAACCCCGATCCGCGCGATCCATGGGAAGGCTTCAACCGTGGCGTCTACACGTTCAACGACAAGGTGGACCGCGCCGTGCTCAGGCCCATCGCCGTGGGCTATACCAAGATCACGCCGCAGCCGGTGCAGAGCTGCATCCACAATATGTTCAACAACGTCGCCGATATCTGGGCGGCGGCCAACAGCATGCTGCAGGGCCGCGGGATCGACGCCATCAACACCTTCGGCCGCTTCCTGTTCAATACCACCATGGGCGTGGGCGGCTGCTTCGACGTCGCCACCGCCAACGGCGCCAACCGCATCCCGAACGACTTCGGCACCACGCTGGGGGTATGGGGCGCGGGCCAGGGTCCGTACGTGGTGCTGCCGTTCTGGGGCTCCAGCACGGTACGGGACACCGCCGGCCTGGCGGGAGACTTCGTCGGCAACCAGTGGACCAGCGTGGGCGCCATCGACAACGTGCCCGTGCGCAACTCCCTGTACGGATTGTGGGTGGTCGATCGCCGGGCCAGCCTGCTGGACGCCACCGATACCGTGGACCGCGTGGCGTTGGATCCCTACAGCTTCGTCCGTGACGCCTACCTGCAGCGGCGCGCGGCGATGGTCCTCGGCCGCAAGGCGGGCGATGCCAACAACCTGCCCAACTATGACGAGGACAGCGAGGGCACCGGCGACGGCGGCAAGCCGGCCGGCACGGGCGCCGGCAGCGGCGCGCCGGTACCGGCGGCGCCGGGCATAGGCGGTGCGGGCGCGGGCAGTACGACCCCGGCGCCCAAGCACCAATAA
- a CDS encoding MlaC/ttg2D family ABC transporter substrate-binding protein: protein MRFHPLSLLQRLGIAGLLGLALAGSVHAAPSAKDAETLVQNTADKALQVLKTDGGVRSGELRRVNEVVNQYILPAVDFEKTTRLAAGRYWRQATPEQRTQLAEAFKGTLVRTYSGALSRVDNGTNIKVTGSAIDGNDAVVRSTVNQSNGQSVGVDYRLEQTPAGWKIYDLNVEGIWLIQNYRNQFANEINQNGIDGLIKALNQRNAQ, encoded by the coding sequence ATGCGGTTTCATCCCCTTTCCCTATTGCAACGCCTGGGCATCGCCGGCCTGCTGGGCCTGGCCTTGGCCGGGTCCGTCCACGCCGCGCCCAGCGCCAAAGACGCTGAAACCCTGGTGCAGAATACCGCCGACAAGGCTTTGCAGGTCCTGAAGACCGACGGCGGCGTGCGCAGCGGCGAACTGCGCCGTGTCAACGAAGTGGTCAACCAGTACATCCTGCCCGCCGTGGACTTCGAAAAGACGACCCGTCTGGCGGCCGGCCGCTATTGGCGCCAGGCCACGCCCGAGCAGCGCACCCAGCTGGCCGAAGCCTTCAAGGGCACGCTGGTGCGTACCTACAGCGGCGCGCTGAGCCGGGTGGACAACGGCACCAACATCAAGGTGACCGGATCCGCCATCGACGGCAACGACGCTGTCGTGCGCAGCACGGTCAATCAGTCGAACGGGCAGTCGGTGGGCGTGGACTACCGGCTGGAGCAAACCCCCGCCGGCTGGAAGATCTACGACCTGAACGTCGAAGGCATCTGGCTGATCCAGAACTACCGCAACCAGTTCGCCAACGAGATCAACCAGAACGGCATCGACGGCCTGATCAAGGCCCTGAACCAGCGCAACGCGCAGTAA
- a CDS encoding ABC transporter ATP-binding protein: MSAVRLENVSKIYAARQPAWKKWLGRPSAPGFQALRNVNLDIQPGEFFGLLGPNGAGKTTLISVLAGLARPNSGSASVCGHDVQADFRQARRALGVVPQELVYDPFFTVRETLRIQSGYFGLRKNDDWIDEILFNLGLSDKADANMRALSGGMKRRVLVAQALVHRPPVIVLDEPTAGVDVDLRRTLWEFISRLNKAGHTIMLTTHYLEEAEALCGRIAMLKAGRIVALDTTPALLAGVGGVDLEDAFVRIMRREDDTQLTEVVS; encoded by the coding sequence ATGTCCGCCGTCCGTCTCGAGAACGTCTCCAAAATTTACGCCGCTCGCCAGCCTGCCTGGAAGAAGTGGCTGGGCCGACCCTCCGCGCCGGGATTCCAGGCGCTGCGGAACGTCAACCTGGACATCCAGCCGGGCGAATTCTTCGGCCTGCTGGGCCCGAACGGCGCGGGCAAGACCACGCTGATTTCCGTGCTGGCCGGCCTGGCCAGGCCCAATTCGGGCAGCGCCAGCGTTTGCGGCCACGACGTGCAGGCGGATTTCCGCCAGGCCCGGCGCGCGCTAGGCGTGGTGCCGCAGGAACTGGTCTACGACCCCTTCTTCACGGTACGCGAAACCCTGCGCATCCAGTCCGGCTATTTCGGCCTGCGCAAGAACGACGACTGGATCGACGAAATCCTGTTCAACCTGGGACTGTCCGACAAGGCGGACGCCAACATGCGCGCGCTTTCCGGCGGCATGAAGCGCCGCGTCCTGGTGGCGCAGGCGCTGGTGCATCGGCCACCGGTCATCGTGCTAGACGAGCCGACGGCGGGCGTGGACGTGGATCTGCGCCGCACCCTGTGGGAATTCATTTCCCGCCTGAACAAGGCCGGCCATACCATCATGCTGACCACCCACTACCTGGAAGAAGCCGAAGCCCTGTGCGGCCGCATCGCCATGCTCAAGGCCGGCCGCATCGTGGCGCTGGACACCACGCCGGCACTGCTCGCGGGAGTGGGCGGGGTCGACCTGGAAGACGCCTTCGTGCGTATCATGCGCCGCGAGGACGACACGCAACTTACCGAGGTGGTGTCGTGA
- a CDS encoding ABC transporter permease, whose protein sequence is MQPMLDAAGEAGSGFPTLLRKELMRFWKVSFQTIAAPVITALLYLLVFAQVLQDRVHVYGTVPYTSFLIPGLMMMSMLQNAFANPSSSLIQSRITGNLVFILLPPLSHRDIYFAYVIAAIARGIAVGLCVWIVALFFIPLAPAHPLWVFAFAVLACGIMGSLGVIAGLFSEKFDQLAAFQNFLIMPATFLSGVFYSIHTLPPFWQGVSHWNPIFYTIDGFRYGFFSVSDVSPWRSLAVVSCVFLALGTYAARLLATGYKLRN, encoded by the coding sequence ATGCAACCCATGCTGGACGCCGCCGGCGAGGCCGGTTCCGGCTTTCCCACGCTGCTGCGCAAGGAGCTGATGCGCTTCTGGAAAGTCAGCTTCCAGACCATCGCGGCGCCGGTCATCACCGCCTTGCTCTACCTGCTGGTCTTCGCCCAGGTACTGCAGGACCGCGTCCACGTCTACGGCACCGTGCCCTACACATCGTTCCTGATCCCGGGGCTGATGATGATGAGCATGCTGCAGAACGCTTTCGCCAACCCCTCGTCCTCGCTGATCCAGAGCCGCATCACGGGCAACCTGGTTTTCATCCTGCTGCCGCCTCTGTCGCACCGGGATATCTACTTCGCCTACGTGATCGCGGCGATCGCGCGCGGCATCGCGGTGGGCCTGTGCGTGTGGATCGTGGCGCTGTTCTTCATCCCGCTGGCGCCAGCGCATCCGCTGTGGGTCTTCGCGTTCGCCGTCCTGGCCTGCGGCATCATGGGCAGCCTGGGTGTCATCGCCGGCCTGTTCTCGGAAAAATTCGACCAGCTGGCCGCCTTCCAGAACTTCCTGATCATGCCCGCCACCTTCCTGTCGGGCGTGTTCTATTCCATCCACACGCTGCCGCCGTTCTGGCAGGGCGTGTCCCACTGGAATCCCATCTTCTACACCATCGACGGCTTCCGCTACGGCTTCTTTTCGGTTTCCGATGTGTCGCCCTGGCGCAGCCTGGCGGTGGTCAGCTGTGTTTTCCTGGCGCTGGGCACCTATGCCGCGCGGCTGCTGGCCACCGGCTACAAACTGAGGAACTGA
- a CDS encoding BolA family protein — MLPTPEQVRQYIADGLPCEHIDVQGDGSHFDAVIVSAAFEGKRPIARHQLVYAALGDRMKAEIHALSMRTLTPAEYKAGR; from the coding sequence ATGTTGCCGACGCCCGAACAGGTCCGCCAATACATCGCCGACGGACTGCCCTGTGAACATATCGACGTGCAGGGCGACGGATCGCATTTCGATGCGGTCATTGTCAGCGCGGCCTTCGAAGGCAAGCGCCCGATCGCCCGCCACCAGCTGGTCTATGCCGCCCTCGGCGACCGCATGAAGGCCGAGATCCACGCCCTGTCCATGCGCACGCTGACGCCCGCCGAATACAAGGCGGGACGCTGA
- the murA gene encoding UDP-N-acetylglucosamine 1-carboxyvinyltransferase, whose amino-acid sequence MDKLRITGGTRLRGEIAVSGAKNAALPILCAGLLTADTLSLDNVPQLNDIATMLRLLDHVGARAERQADGGVAIRADQVDKLEAPYELVKTMRASILVLGPLVARFGEARVSLPGGCSIGQRPVDQHIKGLAALGADIKLEHGFVVARAKRLKGASIRTDMVTVTGTENLMMAATLAEGRTVLENAAREPEVVDLAELLIKMGARIQGHGTDRIVIDGVQRLHGATHRVIPDRIEAGTFLCAVAAAGGEITLRNTEAAHMGATLDKLTEAGVALETGADWIRASMRARPRAVSVRTHEYPGFATDMQAQFMALDAVAEGTGVIVENIFENRYMHVQELIRMGADIDIDGHTAVVRGVGGLSGATVMATDLRASASLVIGGLVADGETLVDRIYHLDRGYEQMEGKLRELGARIERER is encoded by the coding sequence ATGGACAAGCTGCGCATCACGGGCGGCACGCGTTTGCGCGGCGAGATCGCCGTCTCCGGCGCCAAGAACGCGGCGCTGCCCATCCTCTGCGCGGGGCTGCTCACCGCGGATACCCTGTCGCTGGACAACGTTCCGCAGCTGAACGACATCGCCACCATGCTGCGCCTGCTGGACCATGTGGGCGCGCGGGCCGAACGCCAGGCCGACGGCGGCGTGGCCATCCGCGCCGACCAGGTCGACAAGCTGGAAGCGCCGTACGAACTGGTCAAGACCATGCGTGCGTCCATCCTGGTGCTCGGGCCGCTGGTCGCGCGCTTCGGCGAAGCGCGCGTCAGCCTGCCGGGCGGCTGCTCCATCGGGCAGCGCCCCGTCGACCAGCACATCAAGGGCCTGGCCGCGCTGGGCGCAGACATCAAGCTGGAACACGGCTTCGTGGTCGCGCGGGCCAAGCGGCTGAAGGGCGCGTCCATCCGCACCGACATGGTCACGGTGACCGGCACGGAGAACCTGATGATGGCCGCCACGCTGGCCGAGGGCCGCACGGTGCTGGAAAACGCCGCGCGCGAACCGGAAGTCGTGGACCTGGCCGAACTGCTGATCAAGATGGGCGCGCGCATCCAGGGCCACGGTACCGACCGCATCGTCATCGACGGCGTGCAGCGCCTGCACGGCGCCACCCACCGCGTCATTCCCGACCGCATCGAAGCCGGCACCTTCCTGTGCGCCGTGGCCGCCGCCGGCGGCGAAATCACGCTGCGCAATACCGAGGCGGCCCATATGGGCGCCACGCTGGACAAGCTGACCGAAGCCGGCGTTGCGCTGGAGACCGGCGCGGACTGGATCCGCGCCTCGATGCGCGCGCGGCCCCGGGCCGTCAGCGTGCGCACCCACGAATACCCGGGCTTCGCCACCGACATGCAGGCCCAGTTCATGGCGCTGGACGCCGTTGCCGAAGGCACCGGCGTCATCGTCGAAAACATTTTCGAAAACCGCTACATGCACGTGCAGGAATTGATCCGCATGGGCGCGGACATCGATATCGACGGCCACACCGCCGTGGTGCGCGGCGTGGGGGGCCTGTCCGGCGCCACCGTCATGGCCACGGACCTGCGCGCCTCCGCCAGCCTGGTCATCGGCGGCCTGGTGGCGGATGGCGAAACCCTGGTCGACCGCATCTACCACCTGGACCGCGGCTACGAGCAGATGGAAGGCAAGCTGCGCGAATTGGGCGCTCGCATCGAAAGAGAAAGATGA
- the hisG gene encoding ATP phosphoribosyltransferase, whose amino-acid sequence MKNQPNTPAADPAPLTLALSKGRIFEETLPLLAEAGIEVAENPERSRKLIIPTSDPGLRLIIVRASDVPTYVQYGAADLGIAGKDVLIEHAAAHPGGLYQPIDLNIAKCRLCVAVPAGFDYQNAVRQGARLRVATKYVQAAREHFAAKGVYVDLIKLYGSMELAPLVGLADAIVDLVSSGGTLRANNLVAVEDIMPISSRLVVNQAALKTRGARLQPLLDAFERASAAPVA is encoded by the coding sequence ATGAAGAACCAGCCAAATACCCCTGCCGCCGATCCGGCGCCGCTCACGCTGGCGCTGTCCAAGGGCCGCATTTTCGAGGAAACCCTGCCGCTGCTGGCCGAGGCCGGCATCGAGGTCGCGGAAAACCCCGAGCGCTCCCGCAAGCTGATCATCCCGACCAGCGACCCCGGCCTGCGCCTGATCATCGTGCGCGCCTCCGACGTGCCCACTTATGTGCAGTACGGCGCGGCGGACCTGGGCATCGCCGGCAAGGACGTGCTGATCGAACACGCCGCGGCGCACCCGGGCGGGCTGTACCAGCCCATCGACCTGAACATCGCCAAATGCCGGCTGTGCGTCGCCGTGCCCGCGGGCTTCGATTACCAGAACGCCGTGCGCCAGGGCGCTCGCCTGCGGGTCGCCACCAAATATGTCCAGGCGGCCCGCGAGCACTTCGCCGCCAAGGGCGTCTACGTGGACCTGATCAAGCTTTACGGCTCGATGGAGCTCGCGCCGCTGGTGGGCCTGGCCGACGCCATCGTGGACCTGGTGTCCTCCGGCGGCACGCTGCGCGCCAACAATCTCGTCGCCGTGGAGGACATCATGCCGATTTCCTCGCGGCTGGTCGTCAACCAGGCGGCGTTGAAAACCCGCGGCGCGCGCCTGCAACCGCTGCTGGACGCCTTCGAGCGAGCCAGCGCCGCGCCTGTGGCATGA